In Saccharothrix syringae, the following are encoded in one genomic region:
- a CDS encoding type 1 periplasmic-binding domain-containing protein encodes MEVARQDFPEIPRPPWRKPKWWLVAGAVLVVVAAVIVVPMVVRAADRCAEGVLETDTGECVGVTDGGYAFAPELAEVEGLIEAENDAVAGGGKPFVSIALMIPMTLTEDDSMPVEWVRHHMQGAYVAQYRANHDPATGDQPLIRLLLANPGSGLASWEPVVAELERRRAAPDRLVAVAGIGISLATSRDAMKRLSAAKIPVFASTPSSDDLVDIDGLLRMAPTNAAQARAAANHIKAEARTALLVQDDTAAELYPRTLAESFSAAFADADHRFAGQTEFFDSRLGGVGNTFLQMIPNICTAAPDVLYFAGRGEQLLVLVAQLVERHCKERPIRILTGDDLSAVPFPAELAQRAANAGVEVLFTALAHPDAWRAAPAEFDPQATYYLRDSVCTVCFPVLFPDDTLDDASAIMAHDAVLTAVRTARLSGNRPGHAVTAEDLLQVKNRLHGEYAVPGASGWLSFDEHGSPIAKAVPIMRVQPDGTARFTHLAKS; translated from the coding sequence GTGGAGGTAGCACGGCAGGACTTTCCCGAGATCCCGCGCCCTCCCTGGCGCAAGCCCAAGTGGTGGCTCGTGGCGGGCGCGGTGCTGGTCGTCGTCGCGGCGGTGATCGTGGTGCCGATGGTGGTGCGGGCGGCCGACCGGTGCGCCGAGGGGGTGCTGGAGACCGACACCGGGGAGTGCGTCGGCGTCACGGACGGCGGCTACGCCTTCGCCCCGGAGCTGGCCGAGGTGGAGGGCCTGATCGAGGCCGAGAACGACGCCGTCGCGGGCGGCGGGAAGCCGTTCGTCAGCATCGCCCTGATGATCCCGATGACGTTGACCGAGGACGACTCGATGCCCGTCGAGTGGGTCAGGCACCACATGCAGGGCGCCTACGTGGCGCAGTACCGCGCCAACCACGACCCGGCCACCGGCGACCAGCCGCTGATCCGCCTGCTGCTGGCCAACCCGGGCAGCGGGCTGGCCTCCTGGGAGCCGGTGGTGGCCGAGCTGGAGCGCAGGCGGGCCGCGCCGGACCGCCTCGTCGCGGTCGCCGGCATCGGGATCAGCCTGGCCACGTCCCGGGACGCGATGAAGCGGCTGTCCGCGGCGAAGATCCCGGTGTTCGCCTCGACACCCAGCTCCGACGACCTGGTCGACATCGACGGCCTGCTGCGCATGGCACCGACGAACGCCGCCCAGGCGCGGGCCGCGGCGAACCACATCAAGGCGGAGGCCCGGACGGCGCTGCTGGTCCAGGACGACACCGCGGCGGAGCTGTACCCGAGGACGCTCGCGGAGTCGTTCTCGGCGGCCTTCGCCGACGCCGACCACCGCTTCGCCGGGCAGACCGAGTTCTTCGACTCCCGCCTGGGCGGGGTCGGCAACACCTTCCTCCAGATGATCCCGAACATCTGCACCGCCGCGCCGGACGTCCTGTACTTCGCGGGCCGCGGCGAGCAGCTCCTGGTGCTGGTGGCGCAGCTGGTCGAGCGCCACTGCAAGGAGCGCCCGATCAGGATCCTGACCGGCGACGACCTGTCCGCGGTGCCGTTCCCCGCCGAGCTGGCGCAGCGGGCGGCCAACGCGGGGGTCGAGGTGCTCTTCACCGCGCTCGCGCACCCCGACGCGTGGCGGGCGGCCCCGGCGGAGTTCGACCCGCAGGCGACGTACTACCTGCGGGACTCGGTGTGCACGGTCTGCTTCCCGGTGCTCTTCCCCGACGACACCCTCGACGACGCCAGCGCCATCATGGCCCACGACGCCGTGCTGACCGCGGTGCGCACGGCCCGGCTCTCCGGCAACCGGCCCGGTCACGCGGTGACCGCGGAGGACCTGCTCCAGGTCAAGAACCGGCTGCACGGCGAGTACGCCGTACCCGGCGCGAGCGGCTGGCTCTCCTTCGACGAGCACGGCTCGCCGATCGCCAAGGCGGTGCCGATCATGCGCGTCCAGCCCGACGGCACGGCCCGGTTCACCCACCTGGCCAAGTCCTGA
- a CDS encoding AAA family ATPase, with the protein MSANGSGLVGVRELERLVAVLLERPGKQSRPLPVVVVVGPRGAGKTALLEEVDARYADRVPRVLLDFGTMPVDITRAEVFRRLAVGLGRYCPQFGRLPFPLVEICLAVGATGDGPPGHDSRAVRELVRPILDLALGSTEWLSAVDALMKVVDIANRRRVLRRLGTVARGEGDARDVMVALREALKDGAVGQEVVDRVVAGAFRADLRAAFAGWFDRNRRTANCLVLLDNVHRPAGRDFLKALAATAERPDPVVVVAAGGQWNTAWDVQWQRPGIPATRAADLPLPAGVARVSDRGTPPPPPWFLVRVGEMSRRDVQELGRGEDSVLARAPSFAHRLTGGLPWAVHQVLDAARALPRDAPPEVLRTLFTIPLEDGERTSTLADRSERYLLLDEGFSLSEVEDLVVASATRDFGLPGAGPSWSAEALRAKLVNNFLLHRADGEPARLVLQPWLRRVLLHRLAERPDDHRDSWEKVHSRCRLHQARRNPVDALYHGLALGDVDAVVAHLAGMLREPLDRSAGWAWVDAFEAITAAPNRLPKDQEPRRQVEHLIAGLGSEGALPRLVVARWLQQDPTGDPAEHLRSTIATSVEVIAGQARGEGAIVLQDRVEEYARWR; encoded by the coding sequence ATGTCGGCAAACGGGTCCGGCTTGGTCGGGGTGCGGGAGCTCGAACGACTCGTCGCGGTCCTCCTGGAACGCCCCGGCAAACAGAGCCGCCCGCTGCCCGTGGTCGTGGTGGTCGGTCCGCGCGGCGCGGGGAAGACCGCGTTGCTGGAAGAGGTCGACGCCCGGTACGCCGACCGGGTCCCGCGCGTCCTGCTCGACTTCGGCACGATGCCGGTCGACATCACCCGCGCCGAGGTCTTCCGCCGCCTCGCCGTCGGCCTCGGGCGGTACTGCCCGCAGTTCGGCAGGCTCCCCTTCCCGCTGGTCGAGATCTGCCTCGCGGTGGGCGCGACGGGCGACGGGCCTCCCGGGCACGACTCGCGGGCCGTGCGCGAGCTGGTCCGGCCCATCCTGGACCTGGCGCTCGGGTCCACCGAGTGGTTGTCGGCGGTCGACGCGCTGATGAAAGTCGTCGACATCGCGAACCGGCGCCGCGTGCTGCGGCGACTGGGCACGGTGGCGCGCGGCGAGGGGGACGCTCGGGACGTCATGGTGGCGCTGCGCGAAGCGCTCAAGGACGGCGCGGTGGGGCAGGAGGTGGTGGACCGCGTGGTCGCCGGGGCGTTCCGGGCCGACCTGCGGGCCGCGTTCGCCGGGTGGTTCGACCGGAACCGGCGGACGGCGAACTGCCTGGTGCTGCTCGACAACGTGCACCGGCCGGCGGGGCGCGACTTCCTCAAGGCGCTCGCCGCCACGGCCGAGCGGCCGGACCCGGTGGTGGTCGTCGCGGCGGGCGGCCAGTGGAACACGGCGTGGGACGTCCAGTGGCAGCGCCCCGGCATCCCGGCCACCCGGGCGGCGGACCTGCCGCTCCCGGCGGGCGTGGCGCGGGTGTCGGACCGGGGCACCCCTCCCCCGCCGCCGTGGTTCCTGGTGCGGGTGGGCGAGATGTCCCGGCGGGACGTCCAGGAGCTCGGGCGCGGGGAGGACTCGGTCCTGGCCAGGGCCCCCTCCTTTGCGCACCGGCTCACCGGCGGGCTCCCGTGGGCGGTGCACCAGGTCCTCGACGCGGCCCGCGCGCTGCCGCGCGACGCTCCCCCGGAGGTGTTACGCACCCTGTTCACCATTCCGCTGGAGGACGGGGAGCGGACCTCGACGCTCGCGGACCGCAGCGAGCGGTACCTGCTGCTGGACGAGGGGTTCTCGCTGTCGGAGGTGGAGGACCTGGTCGTGGCCAGTGCCACGCGCGACTTCGGCCTGCCCGGCGCGGGGCCGTCCTGGTCGGCGGAGGCGTTGCGCGCCAAGCTGGTCAACAACTTCCTGCTGCACCGGGCGGACGGCGAACCGGCGCGGCTGGTCCTCCAGCCCTGGCTGCGCCGCGTCCTGCTGCACCGGCTGGCCGAGCGGCCGGACGACCACCGCGACAGCTGGGAGAAGGTGCACTCCCGCTGCCGCCTGCACCAGGCGCGGCGGAACCCGGTCGACGCCCTCTACCACGGGCTGGCCCTCGGTGACGTCGACGCCGTGGTGGCGCACCTCGCCGGGATGCTGCGCGAACCGCTGGACCGGTCGGCCGGGTGGGCGTGGGTCGACGCCTTCGAGGCGATCACGGCCGCGCCGAACCGCCTGCCCAAGGACCAGGAGCCGCGCCGGCAGGTCGAGCACCTCATCGCCGGCCTCGGCTCGGAGGGCGCGCTGCCCAGGCTGGTCGTGGCGCGCTGGTTGCAGCAGGACCCGACGGGCGACCCGGCGGAGCACCTGAGGTCGACCATCGCCACGAGCGTGGAGGTCATCGCGGGACAGGCCCGCGGTGAGGGCGCCATCGTCTTGCAGGACCGCGTGGAGGAGTACGCACGGTGGAGGTAG
- a CDS encoding ATP-binding protein: MTLLEENEGGPRALALELTDEVPPLVRVRRWAGDVLADLTDDELGDCMLVVTELVANAYDHGEEPRRVRLHRSSDPCSVRIEVDDGSSGEVVVGRSRLGAHRGRGMVLVANLSACWGVEQRERGKTVWAEVACSAPPPADWG; encoded by the coding sequence GTGACGCTCCTCGAGGAGAACGAGGGCGGTCCCAGAGCGCTGGCCCTGGAGCTGACCGACGAGGTCCCGCCGCTGGTGCGGGTGCGTCGGTGGGCGGGCGACGTGCTGGCCGACCTGACCGACGACGAACTGGGGGACTGCATGCTGGTGGTCACCGAATTGGTGGCCAACGCCTACGACCACGGCGAAGAGCCGCGTCGGGTGCGGCTGCACCGGTCGTCGGACCCGTGCTCGGTGCGGATCGAGGTGGACGACGGGTCCTCGGGCGAGGTGGTGGTGGGCCGGTCGCGGCTGGGGGCCCACCGGGGGCGGGGCATGGTGCTCGTGGCGAACCTGAGCGCGTGCTGGGGCGTGGAGCAGCGCGAACGCGGCAAGACGGTGTGGGCGGAGGTGGCCTGCTCCGCGCCACCGCCCGCCGACTGGGGCTGA
- a CDS encoding STAS domain-containing protein, which translates to MLDTDTTVHTTRHRGTPVVVVTGEVDSTTVEPVREQVFDQLDRHPRGLVLDLSGVDFIGSTGLQMLAEAITRARDLGAVLAVAAEHRAVLLPMRITELDREIAVRRTVDQAVTAVLTR; encoded by the coding sequence ATGCTCGACACCGACACCACAGTCCATACCACCCGCCATCGCGGCACCCCCGTGGTGGTGGTGACCGGCGAGGTGGACTCGACCACCGTCGAACCGGTCCGCGAGCAGGTGTTCGACCAGCTCGACCGCCACCCGCGCGGGCTGGTGCTGGACCTGTCCGGCGTGGACTTCATCGGCTCCACCGGCCTGCAGATGCTGGCCGAGGCCATCACCCGCGCGCGGGACCTGGGGGCGGTCCTGGCGGTGGCGGCCGAGCACCGCGCCGTGCTGCTGCCGATGCGGATCACCGAACTGGACCGGGAGATCGCCGTGCGCCGCACGGTCGACCAGGCGGTCACGGCGGTGCTGACGCGCTGA
- a CDS encoding serine/threonine-protein kinase, with the protein MTEVGSLVAGRYRVRERLGGGAMGVVWQASDERLGRVVALKQLVVPPGADLAEAVRRAEREGRIAARLQHPNAVTVHDVVEQDGRPVLVMEYVRARSLAESGRLAPERAARVGAQVAGALAAAHAAGIVHRDVKPGNVLITAEGTAKITDFGIARAVGDVAVTRTGLLAGTPAFLSPEVARGGEPGPASDVFSLGATLYAVVEGRPPFGDGDNPIALLHTVAAGRFPPPAHAGPLTGLLLDMLRTDPATRPTMAQVADRLAAPAVHAPPPATHAVPGPAPLAATRAVPRPTAALPVPRSAPPAGIRRPRVAVPVAVAVVGAAALALVLTDGDSTPSATNPSSTSAAPSSTTTAGVDPQVLTRAVADYYALLPEHADRAWARLGPGLRGQDRKRYERFWHEVEDLTVDGPPQAAGPDSVTVGITYTVPDRGRFTETHRLGLLVDGDSVLIDSDEVLSSRQVDDGKKDKKGEGEKKGRG; encoded by the coding sequence GTGACCGAGGTCGGGAGTCTGGTGGCCGGCCGGTACCGGGTGCGCGAGCGCCTCGGCGGCGGTGCGATGGGCGTGGTGTGGCAGGCGTCCGACGAGCGCCTGGGGCGCGTGGTCGCGCTCAAGCAGCTGGTCGTGCCGCCGGGCGCGGACCTGGCCGAGGCGGTGCGGCGGGCCGAGCGGGAGGGCCGCATCGCGGCGCGGCTGCAGCACCCGAACGCGGTCACCGTGCACGACGTGGTCGAGCAGGACGGCCGCCCGGTGCTGGTCATGGAGTACGTGCGGGCGCGCAGCCTGGCCGAGTCGGGGCGGCTGGCGCCCGAGCGGGCGGCGCGCGTCGGCGCCCAGGTCGCCGGGGCGCTGGCCGCCGCGCACGCGGCCGGGATCGTGCACCGCGACGTCAAGCCGGGCAACGTGCTGATCACCGCGGAGGGCACCGCGAAGATCACCGACTTCGGCATCGCCCGCGCGGTCGGCGACGTCGCGGTGACCCGCACCGGCCTGCTCGCCGGCACGCCCGCGTTCCTGTCCCCGGAGGTGGCCCGCGGCGGCGAGCCGGGCCCGGCCTCGGACGTGTTCTCGCTGGGCGCCACGCTGTACGCGGTGGTGGAGGGCAGACCGCCGTTCGGCGACGGTGACAACCCCATCGCCCTGCTGCACACCGTCGCCGCGGGCCGCTTCCCGCCACCGGCGCACGCCGGGCCGCTGACCGGGCTGCTGCTGGACATGCTGCGCACCGACCCCGCGACCCGCCCGACCATGGCCCAGGTCGCCGACCGGCTGGCCGCTCCGGCGGTCCACGCGCCACCACCCGCCACTCACGCGGTTCCGGGGCCTGCGCCGTTGGCCGCCACCCGGGCGGTCCCGAGACCTACTGCCGCCCTGCCGGTCCCGAGATCCGCCCCACCGGCGGGTATCCGCAGGCCGCGCGTGGCGGTTCCGGTCGCCGTGGCGGTCGTCGGTGCCGCCGCCCTGGCGCTGGTGCTGACCGACGGCGATTCGACCCCCTCGGCGACGAACCCCTCCAGCACGTCCGCGGCACCGTCCAGCACGACTACCGCCGGTGTCGACCCGCAGGTGCTCACGCGGGCGGTGGCCGACTACTACGCGCTGCTGCCCGAGCACGCCGACCGGGCGTGGGCCAGGCTCGGGCCCGGTCTCCGGGGGCAGGACAGGAAGCGGTACGAGCGGTTCTGGCACGAGGTCGAAGACCTCACCGTCGACGGCCCGCCCCAGGCCGCCGGTCCGGACTCGGTGACCGTGGGCATCACCTACACCGTCCCCGACCGGGGCCGGTTCACCGAAACCCACCGGCTGGGCCTGCTCGTCGACGGTGATTCGGTGCTGATCGACTCCGACGAGGTCCTGTCCTCCCGGCAGGTCGACGACGGGAAGAAGGACAAGAAGGGCGAGGGCGAGAAGAAGGGCAGGGGTTAG
- a CDS encoding asparaginase produces MIGLGGTIAMTSADGGGVVPALSARQLVAAVPGLADTGIQVEVVDFRRVPGASLTFADLTALVDEVHDQCAAGADGVVITQGTDTIEETAYFLDLRHTAPQPLVVTGAMRNPTLAGADGPANILAAIQTAAHPTTRDLGCLVVFNDEIHAARRARKTHTTSTATFASPDGGPLGYVVEGHPTLLNRLPDRPLLPTGTTRQARVGLITATLGDTGELLPALADHLDGLVVAAFGVGHVPTTWTQPLQDLAARIPVVLASRTGSGPTLANTYAFPGSEHDLLTRGLIRAGFLDPRKARILLHGLLTTGADHRTTTAAFEAAGGHGSPQDWPYPNAR; encoded by the coding sequence GTGATCGGTTTGGGCGGCACGATCGCCATGACCTCCGCCGACGGCGGAGGCGTCGTTCCCGCGTTGTCGGCCCGGCAGTTGGTGGCCGCCGTCCCGGGACTGGCCGACACCGGCATCCAGGTCGAGGTCGTGGACTTCCGGCGGGTACCGGGCGCCTCGCTGACCTTCGCCGACCTGACCGCGCTGGTCGACGAGGTCCACGACCAGTGCGCCGCCGGGGCGGACGGTGTGGTGATCACCCAGGGCACCGACACCATCGAGGAAACCGCCTACTTCCTCGACCTGCGCCACACCGCACCCCAACCCCTGGTCGTCACCGGCGCGATGCGCAACCCCACCCTCGCCGGCGCCGACGGCCCCGCCAACATCCTCGCCGCCATCCAGACCGCCGCCCACCCCACCACCCGCGACCTCGGCTGCCTGGTCGTGTTCAACGACGAGATCCACGCCGCCCGCCGCGCCCGCAAAACCCACACCACCAGCACCGCCACCTTCGCCTCACCCGACGGCGGCCCCCTGGGCTACGTGGTGGAAGGCCACCCCACCCTCCTCAACCGGCTCCCCGACCGCCCACTGCTGCCCACCGGCACGACACGACAGGCCCGGGTCGGCCTGATCACCGCCACCCTCGGCGACACCGGAGAACTGCTGCCCGCCCTGGCCGACCACCTCGACGGCCTGGTCGTCGCCGCCTTCGGCGTCGGCCACGTCCCCACCACCTGGACACAACCCCTCCAGGACCTGGCCGCCCGAATCCCGGTCGTGCTCGCCTCCCGCACCGGCTCGGGCCCCACCCTGGCCAACACCTACGCCTTCCCCGGCTCCGAACACGACCTGCTCACCCGCGGCCTCATCCGCGCAGGCTTCCTCGACCCCCGCAAAGCCCGCATCCTCCTCCACGGCCTGCTCACCACAGGAGCCGACCACCGCACCACCACCGCCGCCTTCGAAGCCGCCGGCGGTCACGGCTCGCCACAGGACTGGCCCTACCCGAACGCGCGGTGA
- a CDS encoding PPC domain-containing protein yields the protein MVKRSLTALVAGVSLLLGGQAAASGAEPVPRLRVDPALVFPSGRAGTDRVAVARDREAKARARGQRVDARAALPYREREPVGTRGGNDTPATAEHVAGFGTGRGTSPKVALTGDLRPDDTIPVLPAFPETDDAIGLANDTGIGGTRPALRVGGVIGDGPYGSAGDGTGDFDFYRLGGGASGVTFTARTSTPTGDLDTLLALYDDRGNLWDVSGDAGGTTDSAITFTIRPGRDFFLVVGSDPDLLPRDATTPGTGAGIGSEGPYELLITSGRSGGDLDRYSFDLRAGDVLGASVSGGGTRLAVYDPAGREVFGSSQDLTYVFAADSPMPGGGNAVVDFVAPADGRYQLGVEAGEGAYDVELEAFRPGTETAPRGSVHTIFLDFDGARVNTAIYGGGGGLRDFRPLADFLPGWGLAPRDERALVDAVTATVRENLERDVAAKGTNPGFALRILNSRDHADPWGRPNVSRVVVGGSSTETGIHGIGVAQSIDAGNFGREETAVVVLDELSAPAGPEWSLNTYLPPGGERIRFIGRALGNVVSHEAGHMSGSWHTDELNGVHGVMDPGGDPAVMFAVGPDRVGGTADDPDLDLVADELNPAEGFSGTEDTLNRTAWAFVRGTG from the coding sequence ATGGTCAAGCGTTCACTCACCGCACTGGTGGCCGGCGTCTCGCTCCTGCTGGGCGGGCAGGCCGCCGCGTCCGGGGCGGAGCCGGTCCCGCGGCTCCGGGTCGACCCGGCGCTGGTGTTCCCGTCGGGCCGGGCGGGGACCGACCGGGTCGCGGTCGCCCGCGACCGCGAGGCCAAGGCGCGGGCGCGGGGACAGCGGGTCGACGCCCGGGCGGCCCTGCCCTACCGGGAGCGGGAGCCGGTCGGCACCAGGGGCGGCAACGACACCCCGGCGACGGCCGAGCACGTCGCGGGCTTCGGCACCGGCCGCGGCACCAGCCCGAAGGTCGCGTTGACCGGTGACCTCAGGCCCGACGACACGATCCCGGTGCTGCCGGCGTTCCCCGAGACCGACGACGCGATCGGGCTCGCGAACGACACCGGGATCGGCGGCACCCGCCCGGCCCTCCGCGTCGGCGGCGTCATCGGCGACGGCCCGTACGGCAGCGCCGGCGACGGGACGGGCGACTTCGACTTCTACCGGCTGGGCGGGGGCGCGTCCGGGGTGACGTTCACCGCGCGCACGTCGACCCCGACCGGCGACCTGGACACGCTCCTCGCGCTCTACGACGACCGGGGCAACCTGTGGGACGTCAGCGGCGACGCGGGCGGCACCACCGATTCCGCCATCACGTTCACCATCCGCCCGGGTCGGGACTTCTTCCTGGTGGTGGGTTCGGACCCGGACCTGTTGCCGCGCGACGCCACCACGCCCGGCACCGGCGCGGGCATCGGCAGCGAGGGCCCGTACGAGCTGCTGATCACGAGTGGCCGCAGCGGCGGCGACCTCGACCGCTACTCGTTCGACCTGCGCGCGGGCGACGTGCTCGGCGCGTCCGTATCCGGCGGCGGGACGCGGCTCGCCGTGTACGACCCGGCCGGTCGCGAGGTGTTCGGCTCCTCCCAGGACCTCACCTACGTCTTCGCCGCCGACTCGCCGATGCCCGGCGGCGGCAACGCGGTGGTGGACTTCGTGGCACCGGCGGACGGCCGGTACCAGCTCGGCGTCGAGGCGGGCGAGGGCGCGTACGACGTGGAGCTGGAGGCGTTCCGCCCCGGCACGGAGACCGCGCCCCGCGGCAGCGTGCACACGATCTTCCTGGACTTCGACGGCGCCCGGGTCAACACCGCGATCTACGGTGGCGGCGGCGGGCTGCGCGACTTCCGGCCGCTGGCGGACTTCCTGCCGGGGTGGGGCCTCGCGCCGCGGGACGAGCGCGCGCTGGTCGACGCGGTCACCGCGACCGTGCGGGAGAACCTGGAGCGGGACGTGGCCGCCAAGGGCACCAACCCGGGGTTCGCGCTGCGCATCCTCAACAGCCGCGACCACGCCGACCCCTGGGGGCGGCCCAACGTCAGCCGCGTCGTCGTCGGCGGCAGCTCCACCGAGACGGGTATCCACGGCATCGGTGTCGCGCAGTCCATCGACGCCGGGAACTTCGGCCGGGAGGAGACGGCGGTGGTGGTGCTCGACGAGCTCAGCGCGCCGGCGGGACCGGAGTGGTCGCTCAACACCTACCTCCCGCCGGGCGGCGAGCGGATCCGGTTCATCGGTCGGGCGCTGGGCAATGTCGTCAGCCACGAGGCCGGTCACATGTCGGGCAGCTGGCACACCGACGAGCTCAACGGCGTCCACGGCGTGATGGACCCGGGCGGCGACCCGGCCGTGATGTTCGCGGTGGGGCCCGACCGCGTCGGCGGCACGGCCGACGACCCCGACCTCGACCTCGTGGCGGACGAGCTGAACCCCGCCGAGGGGTTCAGCGGCACCGAGGACACCCTCAACCGCACCGCGTGGGCCTTCGTCCGGGGAACCGGCTGA